One Anopheles marshallii chromosome 3, idAnoMarsDA_429_01, whole genome shotgun sequence genomic region harbors:
- the LOC128713226 gene encoding maternal protein exuperantia-like has translation MVVVVLNESKDGVNQELEYDESSSDECDTPVSVISMKFDKTDLSINTNPLPHGKYTLIGIDIDTTGRRLIDEIVQISAFTPDQQYAQYIMPLMNLNPAARQRHQVRVITVGFFRMLKSMQTYRVMKTKMEIAALNEFIDWLEERRREDEGSEGIVLVYHEQRKFVPYMVIEALKKYKLLDRFAESVKSFVNGFKLAEEKCTKTIKYLTIRQLAKLVLDDKEGSREGFEGNAAYRARMAFEISRRLATAEPKETSSTSSPLETEPNSSGDTEEVTNSSSTAEDAVKVESDKAAENTVPSAEDDGEQKQGEEKEGAATATATRSASPPLTEADRQKMCTVLCEYASPISTEISELDEQEKILVRQNSLRPVFLLYFKTTIYHRVKAVTYRRVLAECGLDYESLRQLWQENKREGLENMIKEIAELKEDECTELVELLDCHYDPDKQAFKPVVKRMKRRPSRGQPFFSNKNGNVPQNQNGNTQMAKENRKPFHGYQNNQKNHNNLHNGNNMINKQQNPQQNQQQQFYNGPSSPESSMRNGGSPGKRFFPRNSRRRRGGNGQNQNQNGGQPNQQQPMKNHNGNHHSYSNSNRHNHQYQQPIPSHA, from the exons ATGGTGGTAGTAGTTTTAAACGAATCGAAGGACGGGGTCAACCAGGAGCTGGAATACGACGAGAGCAGTTCCGATGAATGCGACACTCCAGTTAGTGTGATATCCATGAAGTTTGACAAAACCGATCTTTCGATTAATACCAACCCACTGCCACATGGCAAGTACACCTTGATTGGTATCGATATAGATACTACTGGTCGCAGGCTTATCGATGAGATCGTACAGATCTCTGCCTTTACCCCGGACCAGCAGTATGCGCAATACATTATGCCCCTGATGAACCTGAACCCAGCTGCCCGTCAACGGCATCAGGTTCGGGTGATCACGGTCGGGTTTTTCCGCATGCTGAAGAGCATGCAAACGTATCGCGTGATGAAGACCAAGATGGAGATCGCGGCGCTGAACGAATTCATCGACTGGCTTGAGGAGCGTCGTCGTGAAGATGAAGGATCCGAGGGTATCGTACTGGTGTACCACGAGCAACGAAAGTTCGTGCCTTATATGGTCATCGAAGCGTTGAAGAAGTACAAGCTGTTGGATCGCTTCGCAGAGTCGGTCAAGTCCTTTGTAAATGGATTCAAATTGGCTGAGGAGAAATGTACTAAAACGATCAAATATCTGACGATTCGTCAGTTGGCAAAGCTAGTTTTGGACGACAAAGAAGGCTCCCGTGAAGGATTTGAAGGCAACGCGGCGTACCGTGCAAGGATGGCCTTCGAAATTTCCAGACGCTTAGCAACCG CTGAACCGAAGGAGACTTCGTCTACTTCATCACCGTTGGAAACGGAGCCAAATTCTTCGGGTGATACTGAAGAAGTCACAAATTCATCCTCCACCGCTGAAGATGCCGTGAAGGTTGAGAGTGACAAGGCAGCCGAGAACACTGTACCCTCTGCGGAGGATGATGGTGAGCAGAAACAAGGAGAGGAGAAAGAAGGAGCTGCTACGGCTACTGCGACTAGGTCTGCATCTCCTCCTTTGACCGAAGCGGATCGTCAAAAGATGTGCACCGTGCTGTGTGAATATGCTTCGCCTATTTCCACCGAGATATCCGAGCTTGACGAGCAGGAGAAGATTCTGGTGCGTCAAAATTCATTGAGACCGGTATTTTTGCTCTATTTTAAGACGACAATCTACCACAG GGTTAAGGCTGTTACGTATAGACGAGTATTGGCTGAATGTGGCCTCGATTACGAATCGTTGCGTCAACTCTGGCAAGAGAATAAACGCGAAGGCTTGGAAAACATGATCAAGGAGATTGCAGAATTGAAGGAAGATGAATGCACCGAGTTGGTTGAACTTCTTGATTGTCACTACGATCCGGACAAGCAAGCATTTAAACCGGTTGTGAAGCGCATGAAGCGTCGTCCCTCTCGAG GACAACCTTTCTTCTCCAACAAAAATGGGAATGTTCCGCAAAATCAGAACGGAAACACCCAAATGGCGAAGGAAAATCGGAAGCCATTCCATGGCTACCAAAACAACCAGAAAAACCATAACAATCTTCATAATGGAAACAATATGATCAACAAACAGCAGAACCCTCAGCagaatcagcagcagcagttctaCAACGGTCCGTCCTCACCCGAGTCGAGTATGCGCAACGGAGGATCGCCGGGAAAACGTTTCTTTCCACGCAACTCTCGTCGTCGCCGTGGAGGAAATGGCCAGAACCAGAACCAGAACGGTGGACAACCgaaccaacaacaaccgatGAAGAATCATAATGGCAATCACCATTCCTACTCGAACTCGAATCGCCACAATCATCAATATCAACAGCCGATTCCAAGTCATGCCTAG
- the LOC128714048 gene encoding MIP18 family protein galla-1, with protein MLSFFRKKPSEELTNASTSNSKAYPIAGLDGTVPRGPTLQELGYRSTDDLRETIYDFLRTIRDPEKPNTLEDLHVVYEEGIFVNEPTPGNANVVRVEFNPTVPHCSLATLIGLCIRVKIERNINHNLKLDIYIKKGAHATEDEINKQINDKERIAAAMENPNLKQLVENCIKDED; from the exons atgctttccttttttcgtaAGAAACCCTCAGAAGAGTTGACCAACGCGTCAACGTCGAACTCGAAAGCTTATCCGATCGCCGGATTAGATGGAACGGTTCCTCGCGGACCGACTTTGCAAGAGTTGGGCTATCGAAGTACAGACGATTTGAGAGAAACCATCTACGACTTCTTGCGGACAATTCGTGACCCGGAAAAGCCCAACACTCTGGAGGATCTGCACGTAGTGTACGAAGAGGGAATATTCGTGAACGAACCAACACCAGGTAACGCAAACGTCGTGCGTGTCGAGTTCAATCCAACGGTTCCACACTGTTCATTAGCTACGTTGATCGGACTTTGCATAAGAGTGAAAATTGAACGAAATATTAATCATAACCTGAAGCTGGATATCTATATCAAAAAAGGTGCCCACGCGACGGAAGACGAAA TTAACAAACAGATCAATGATAAGGAACGAATAGCAGCGGCTATGGAGAATCCAAACCTAAAACAGTTGGTTGAGAACTGCATCAAAGATGAGGATTGA
- the LOC128714565 gene encoding maternal protein exuperantia-like — protein MVVGSDESKVGIDEEQHYEDSSFDECDTPAGVLSSKFDKTDLSINTNPLPHGKYTLIGIDIDTTGRRLIDEIVQISAFTPDQQYAQYIMPLMNLNPAARQRHQVRVITVGFFRMLKSMQTYRVMKTKMEIAALNEFIDWLEERRREDEGSEGIVLVYHEQRKFVPYMVIEALKKYKLLDRFAESVKSFVNGFKLAEEKCTKTIKYLTIRQLAMIVLDEKEGSREGFEGNAAYRARMAFEISRRLATAEPKETSSTSSPLETEPNSSGDTEEVTNSSSTAEDAVKVESDKAAENTVPSAEDDGEQKQGEEKEGAATATATRSASPPLTDADRQKMCTVLCEYASPISTEISELDEQEKILVRQNSLRPVFLLYFKTTIYHRVKAVTYRRVLAECGHDYESLRQLWQENKREGMENMIKEIAELKEDERTELVELLDCHYDPDKQAFKPVVKRMKRRPSRGQPFFSNKNGNVPQNQNGNTQMAKENRKPFHGYQNNQKNHNNHHNGNNMINKQQNPQQNQQQQFYNGPSSPESSMRNGGSPGKRFFPRNSRRRRGGNGQNQNQNGGQPNQQQPMKNHNGNHHSYSNSNRHNHQYQQPIPSHA, from the exons ATGGTAGTTGGTTCGGACGAATCGAAAGTAGGTATTGACGAGGAGCAGCATTATGAAGATAGCAGCTTCGACGAGTGCGATACGCCAGCTGGTGTGTTATCTTCGAAATTCGACAAAACCGATCTTTCGATTAATACCAACCCACTGCCACATGGCAAGTACACCTTGATTGGTATCGATATAGATACTACTGGTCGCAGGCTTATCGATGAGATCGTACAAATCTCTGCCTTTACCCCGGACCAGCAGTATGCGCAATACATTATGCCCCTGATGAACCTGAACCCAGCTGCCCGTCAACGGCATCAGGTTCGGGTGATCACGGTCGGGTTTTTCCGCATGCTGAAGAGCATGCAGACGTATCGCGTGATGAAGACCAAGATGGAGATCGCGGCGCTGAACGAATTCATCGACTGGCTTGAGGAGCGTCGTCGTGAAGATGAAGGATCCGAGGGTATCGTACTGGTGTACCACGAGCAACGAAAGTTCGTGCCTTATATGGTCATCGAGGCGTTGAAGAAGTACAAGCTGTTGGATCGCTTTGCAGAGTCGGTCAAGTCCTTTGTAAATGGATTCAAATTGGCTGAGGAGAAGTGTACTAAAACGATCAAATATCTGACGATTCGTCAGTTGGCAATGATAGTTTTGGACGAAAAAGAAGGCTCCCGTGAAGGATTTGAAGGCAACGCGGCGTACCGTGCAAGGATGGCCTTCGAAATTTCCAGACGCTTAGCAACCG CTGAACCGAAGGAGACTTCGTCTACTTCATCACCGTTGGAAACGGAGCCAAATTCTTCGGGTGATACTGAAGAAGTCACAAATTCATCCTCCACCGCTGAAGATGCCGTGAAGGTTGAGAGTGACAAGGCAGCCGAGAACACTGTACCCTCTGCGGAAGATGATGGTGAGCAGAAACAAGGAGAGGAGAAAGAAGGAGCTGCTACGGCTACTGCGACTAGGTCTGCATCTCCTCCTTTGACCGACGCGGATCGTCAAAAGATGTGCACCGTGCTGTGTGAATATGCTTCGCCTATTTCCACCGAGATATCCGAGCTTGACGAGCAGGAGAAGATTCTGGTGCGTCAAAATTCATTGAGACCAGTATTTTTGCTCTATTTTAAGACGACAATCTACCACAG GGTTAAAGCTGTTACGTATAGACGAGTATTGGCTGAATGTGGCCACGATTACGAATCGTTGCGTCAACTCTGGCAAGAAAATAAACGCGAAGGCATGGAAAACATGATCAAGGAGATTGCAGAATTGAAGGAAGACGAACGCACTGAGTTGGTTGAACTTCTTGATTGTCACTACGATCCGGACAAGCAAGCATTTAAACCGGTTGTGAAGCGCATGAAGCGTCGTCCCTCTCGAG GACAACCTTTCTTCTCCAACAAAAATGGGAATGTTCCGCAAAACCAGAACGGAAACACCCAAATGGCGAAGGAAAATCGGAAGCCATTCCATGGCTACCAAAACAACCAGAAAAACCATAATAATCATCATAATGGAAACAATATGATCAACAAACAGCAGAACCCTCAGCagaatcagcagcagcagttctaCAACGGTCCGTCCTCACCCGAGTCGAGTATGCGCAACGGAGGATCGCCGGGAAAACGTTTCTTTCCACGCAACTCTCGTCGTCGCCGTGGAGGAAATGGCCAGAACCAGAACCAGAACGGTGGACAACCgaaccaacaacaaccgatGAAGAATCATAATGGCAATCACCATTCCTACTCGAACTCGAATCGCCACAATCATCAATATCAACAGCCGATTCCAAGTCATGCCTAG
- the LOC128714432 gene encoding small integral membrane protein 14 produces MADEFDACECFWSHEIAMRRLLSLLRQGQSYCNDNECTDLPSLPNVTGGANFFLIIMALIFMAVMYVMRPSSMRRTNDLNKSLPPPSNDGPNNDGAPPSIS; encoded by the exons atggcagacgaGTTCGATGCGTGTGAATGTTTCTGGAGTCATGAAATTGCTATGAGGCGGTTACTGTCGCTG ctACGGCAGGGCCAGTCCTACTGCAATGACAACGAATGCACCGATC TTCCCAGTCTTCCGAATGTAACTGGTGGCGCAAACTTTTTCCTAATCATCATGGCTCTGATTTTTATGGCCGTCATGTACGTGATGAGGCCATCGTCGATGCGACGAACGAACGATCTAAACAAGTCACTACCGCCACCATCGAACGAT GGTCCGAATAATGATGGTGCACCACCATCGATATCCTGA